In Acropora palmata chromosome 7, jaAcrPala1.3, whole genome shotgun sequence, one genomic interval encodes:
- the LOC141886079 gene encoding solute carrier family 35 member F5-like isoform X2, which produces MEASTSTNCCDRLCSWFYSLWQGAVRFVESNEEVIRKRRRLALGVIVLLIVDVLWVGSAELSDYIYNNEKYDKPFFTSYIKTSVFMIYLVGFLFYEQWRLQCTCGQGGDVSSDAWVSEPIQTEETSPLMQSPSSTEKTSLISSQFMNESIYEELPDGERTSQHSASTDLSNSMDSNERHVTFSGVREIRQLSEYQAEQARLARIGYQANEIQDMLPIKQVAKVALIFCLLWFLATCSYQEALSQTTPAAVNLLSCASGLFTLILASFFQSSSADKFTLSKLLAVLASVAGIVLVTLSDSKSKPSGISFGALWALGGAFLYSSYLTMVKHMVPDERQMSLPMFFGFVGAFNCLLLWPVILFLHHLQWEVFELPPRLSVWGYVLLNGLLGTVLSDLLWLWGCYLTSSLTATLCLGLVSPLTMIVDVFMRGTQFSWMFYVGAIPMFGSFFAVSILSHYGDWDPVLMMLKKLVGSEQQLIERQNTKQNKVKV; this is translated from the exons ATGGAGGCTTCAACGTCGACAAATTGCTGTGATAGGCTTTGTAGCTGGTTTTATTCTTTATGGCAAGGAGCAGTGCGTTTTGTAGAGTCAAACGAAGAAGTGATTCGCAAAAGACGTCGGTTGGCACTTGGGGTTATTGTTTTACTAATTGTGGACGTTCTTTGGGTGGGATCTGCGGAGCTTAGTGAT TATATCTATAACAATGAGAAATATGACAAGCCTTTCTTTACATCATACATCAAGACTTCAGTATTCATGATCTATTTGGTTGGATTTCTCTTTTATGAACAATGGAGACTTCAGTGTACTTGTGGTCAAGGTGGAGACGTTTCTTCGGAT GCATGGGTTTCAGAACCAATTCAGACTGAAGAAACGTCACCCCTAATGCAATCACCTTCTTCCACAGAGAAGACTTCACTGATTTCTTCACAATTCATG AATGAATCTATTTATGAAGAATTACCAGATGGGGAAAGAACGAGTCAACATTCAGCTTCAACGGACTTAAGCAATTCCATGGATTCAA ACGAGAGGCATGTAACATTCAGCGGAGTGAGAGAAATTCGACAGTTATCAGAATACCAAGCTGAGCAAGCCAGGCTGGCAAGGATAGGATATCAGGCCAACGAAATACAAGATATGCTCCCAATTAAACAAGTCGCCAAAGTAGCATTGATATTCTGTCTTTTG TGGTTTCTGGCAACTTGTAGCTATCAGGAAGCACTTTCGCAAACAACACCAGCAGCGGTTAATCTCTTATCCTGTGCATCAG GGCTGTTTACCCTCATTTTAGCCTCCTTTTTCCAAAGTTCTTCAGCTGACAAATTTACACTTTCAAAGCTTCTTGCTGTTCTTGCGAG TGTTGCTGGAATAGTGTTGGTGACACTTTCTGACTCTAAGAGCAAACCCAGTGGAATAAGTTTTGGTGCATTGTGGGCGCTTGGAGGTGCCTTTCT GTATTCAAGTTATTTAACCATGGTGAAACACATGGTTCCGGACGAAAGACAGATGAGCCTTCCAATGTTTTTCG GTTTTGTGGGAGCGTTTAATTGCCTTCTCCTTTGGCcagtaattttatttcttcatcACCTTCAATGGGAAGTCTTCGAGCTTCCTCCACGTCTGTCGGTGTGGGGCTACGTTCTCCTGAATGGTCTTTTAGGGACAGTACTCTCAGATTTATTATGGTTGTG GGGTTGTTACTTGACATCTTCGCTAACTGCTACACTTTGTCTCGGTCTTGTTTCCCCGCTGACCATGATAGTTGACGTGTTCATGAGGGGC ACCCAGTTCTCGTGGATGTTTTATGTCGGCGCAATTCCAATGTTTGGGTCTTTTTTCGCCGTGAGCATTTTGTCGCACTATGGAGACTGGGATCCGGTGTTGATGATGTTAAAGAAACTCGTCGGCAGCGAGCAGCAGTTGATTGAAAGGCAA
- the LOC141886958 gene encoding uncharacterized protein LOC141886958: MAAAKIIRRKMSSKIQWTDKMNDDLLECKQKALDLVKSSNPPRLDSGRKKGYMAVMKDLWDTEGYCELGLSSQNLRDHAQRLEKIQDGKGEVVRNDIRLESTGNRMDRSQSLLNNNSHDLEAEADLHMEDVTAKSNSVPKRPIAINSFVKEAFSSITVSAHLDCGIKTFKISPNIPDFDMCPSEIKAKMWGNISHQRFSEEINNIYNEVVHFRRNIFNLPSGGAGKHFIEELTFWLKQFNSNSDLNPVALKAFMVLPSVILQKPSATSKTKEHSVAIERRLALWRQGDLNMLMKEIRFIQNRFVNSKRARSVEDISRIFAKLVFQGKLTAAIKLLDKEYSSGLLNLSDEVLAQLKEKHPVPAEIEGECLLHGPVDLIPPGIFDLINEQRIFDSALKTKGSAGPSGMDAELYRRILCSKNFAAEGKTLREEIATLTRNLLKFNYHPSLLEGYTACRLVPLDKNPGVRPIGVGEVLRRIIGKTTSAMFKEEIKEAVGPLQVCAGHSAGSEAAIHAMNQVFNEEGADGVLLIDATNAFNQMNRTVAMHNIRITCKEIALYIINTYRSPSRLFISGGGEISSQEGTTQGDPLAMPWYAINTNLMISSLRASIPQVKQVWLADDSAGGGSIESLYQWYKTLSEEGKKFGYIVNGVKSWLIVKNSELAESAKKVFDDEVNITLEGRRHLGAVIGSKEFKNQYCQEKVEKWLREMESLTEISKSQPHAAYVAFTKGFKSKFTYYLRTIESFEEYVDPIEEVMHTSFLPSLFGRAEPLPKELKELVNLSPAQGGIGIPDLKRESSEQFNASLGITAPHVNSIVTQSSTNPARELMEERKREVNAQRRAAAESRIDRIDESLPPDLLQAVQQTRDKGASSWLNAIPIEEHGLPLNKQEFRDSLCLRYNLPLPNLPSYCACEEVFTVNHALTCKKGGFIAQRHDTIRDLLTSHISKVCRNVETEPLLQPLDNEVFNLQSTVMSREARLVMKAGGFWTPGVTAFFDVRVTHVNSRSNQGKHTATIFKEQENEKKRKYNQRVMDVEMGTFTPLVFGTNGGMGLDCQNFLRTLANKLSSKNKEPYANVISWLRIQLSFAVLRSVHRCVRGSRYPFKSREVSEDFTLAVAGLQLYS, translated from the coding sequence ATGGCCGCGGCGAAGATAATTCGGCGTAAAATGAGTAGCAAGATTCAATGGACAGATAAAATGAACGATGATTTATTGGAATGCAAACAGAAAGCTCTGGATTTGGTGAAGTCAAGCAACCCACCGCGGCTCGACTCGGGAAGGAAAAAAGGCTACATGGCTGTGATGAAAGATCTGTGGGATACGGAGGGATATTGCGAGCTCGGTTTGTCAAGTCAGAATCTTCGGGACCACGCTCAGAGGCTCGAGAAGATACAAGATGGGAAAGGGGAGGTCGTACGCAACGACATTAGACTTGAAAGTACAGGGAATAGAATGGATAGATCGCAAAGTTTACTAAATAATAACAGCCATGATTTAGAAGCAGAAGCAGATTTGCATATGGAAGACGTGACAGCAAAGTCTAATTCCGTTCCCAAGAGACCAATTGCAATCAACTCCTTTGTTAAAGAAGCGTTCAGTTCAATAACAGTGAGCGCACACTTGGACTGTGGTataaaaacattcaaaatcaGTCCGAATATACCGGATTTCGATATGTGCCCCTCGGAAATCAAGGCCAAGATGTGGGGAAATATTAGCCACCAAAGATTTAGCgaggaaataaataatatctATAACGAGGTTGTTCATTTCcgaagaaatattttcaatctaCCTTCAGGCGGAGCGGGTAAACATTTCATCGAAGAACTGACATTTTGGTTGAAACAATTTAACTCCAATTCAGATCTGAATCCGGTCGCCTTGAAAGCATTTATGGTGCTTCCTTCGGTAATTCTACAGAAACCCTCAGCAACATCCAAGACCAAAGAGCATAGTGTGGCGATCGAGCGCAGATTAGCCCTCTGGAGACAGGGTGACTTGAATATGCTAATGAAGGAAATACGATTCATTCAAAATAGGTTTGTCAACTCCAAAAGGGCTAGATCGGTTGAAGACATCTCAAGAATTTTTGCAAAGTTAGTCTTTCAAGGGAAACTTACGGCAGCGATCAAATTGCTGGATAAAGAGTACTCGTCGGGTCTGTTGAATCTGTCTGACGAAGTATTAGCTCAATTGAAAGAGAAACACCCTGTTCCCGCTGAAATCGAAGGGGAGTGTCTTCTGCATGGTCCTGTAGACCTTATTCCACCCGGAATATTTGATCTAATCAATGAGCAGCGAATCTTCGATTCCGCCCTGAAAACAAAGGGCTCTGCGGGCCCTTCAGGGATGGATGCCGAACTGTACCGTCGAATTCTCTGCTCAAAGAACTTTGCGGCAGAGGGGAAAACATTAAGGGAAGAGATCGCTACTCTGACAAGAAACCTACTTAAGTTCAATTACCACCCTTCCCTACTTGAAGGCTATACTGCGTGTAGACTGGTACCGCTGGACAAAAACCCAGGAGTTAGACCAATTGGAGTGGGAGAGGTCTTGCGCCGCATAATCGGCAAAACTACCTCGGCAATGTTTAAGGAGGAGATAAAGGAGGCAGTTGGCCCACTGCAAGTCTGTGCAGGTCACAGCGCTGGATCAGAAGCAGCCATACACGCAATGAATCAGGTGTTTAATGAGGAAGGGGCGGACGGAGTTCTATTAATTGACGCGACCAACGCGTTCAATCAGATGAACAGGACGGTGGCTATGCATAATATCAGGATCACTTGTAAAGAAATCGCCTTATATATCATTAACACGTATAGAAGCCCCTCAAGGCTGTTCATTAGTGGCGGAGGCGAGATCTCTTCCCAAGAGGGTACTACTCAAGGTGACCCGTTAGCAATGCCTTGGTATGCAATTAACACCAATCTTATGATCAGTAGTCTCAGAGCATCAATTCCACAAGTCAAGCAAGTCTGGCTAGCGGATGATTCAGCGGGTGGAGGGAGTATAGAGTCACTCTATCAATGGTACAAGACCTTAAGCGAGGAAGGGAAAAAATTCGGTTATATTGTTAATGGTGTTAAAAGCTGGTTAATCGTCAAGAACAGTGAACTGGCAGAGAGTGCAAAGAAGGTGTTCGACGATGAAGTGAACATAACGCTCGAGGGAAGACGTCATCTCGGTGCGGTCATCGGATCAAAAGAGTTTAAGAATCAATATTGTCAAGAGAAAGTTGAGAAGTGGCTCAGAGAAATGGAGTCCCTCACAGAGATCAGCAAGAGTCAGCCACATGCTGCCTATGTCGCTTTTACGAAAGGATTTAAATCCAAATTCACTTATTACTTGCGCACCATCGAATCGTTTGAAGAGTATGTGGACCCCATCGAAGAAGTGATGCACACTTCCTTTCTTCCTTCATTATTCGGACGAGCGGAGCCTCTCCCTAAAGAACTTAAGGAACTTGTCAATTTATCACCTGCGCAGGGCGGGATTGGGATTCCCGATCTTAAGCGCGAAAGTTCGGAGCAGTTTAATGCCTCGCTTGGTATAACAGCACCACACGTCAATTCTATTGTTACCCAAAGCTCCACCAATCCAGCACGAGAGCTGATGGAGGAAAGGAAGCGTGAAGTCAATGCTCAAAGGAGAGCTGCCGCAGAGTCCCGGATTGATAGGATTGACGAATCGTTACCTCCTGATCTACTCCAAGCGGTGCAGCAGACAAGGGACAAGGGAGCCAGCTCGTGGCTGAACGCTATTCCAATCGAAGAACACGGTCTGCCTTTGAACAAGCAGGAGTTTAGGGACTCCCTTTGCCTTCGCTACAACCTTCCTCTGCCTAATCTCCCTAGTTACTGTGCTTGTGAAGAAGTGTTTACTGTCAACCATGCGTTGACATGCAAGAAGGGAGGTTTTATAGCTCAGAGACATGATACTATCCGAGATCTCCTGACATCACACATCAGTAAAGTGTGCAGAAATGTGGAGACAGAGCCACTCTTGCAACCACTCGACAATGAAGTATTCAACCTTCAGTCCACTGTTATGAGTCGAGAAGCGAGGCTAGTTATGAAGGCTGGGGGTTTTTGGACACCAGGAGTAACGGCATTCTTTGATGTACGTGTAACGCACGTTAACTCCCGGTCCAACCAGGGAAAGCACACAGCTACGATCTTCAAAGAGCAAGAAAAcgagaagaagaggaaatatAACCAGAGAGTCATGGATGTAGAGATGGGAACTTTTACACCACTGGTGTTTGGTACAAACGGAGGCATGGGACTCGACTGTCAGAACTTTTTAAGAACTCTCGCAAATAAGCTTTCAAGCAAGAATAAGGAACCCTACGCCAACGTTATTTCCTGGCTACGAATACAGCTCTCATTTGCTGTATTAAGATCTGTACACAGATGCGTCAGAGGCTCTAGATATCCTTTCAAATCACGTGAGGTCTCAGAAGACTTCACTCTTGCTGTGGCTGGTCTACAATTgtattcataa
- the LOC141886079 gene encoding solute carrier family 35 member F5-like isoform X1 produces MEASTSTNCCDRLCSWFYSLWQGAVRFVESNEEVIRKRRRLALGVIVLLIVDVLWVGSAELSDYIYNNEKYDKPFFTSYIKTSVFMIYLVGFLFYEQWRLQCTCGQGGDVSSDQAWVSEPIQTEETSPLMQSPSSTEKTSLISSQFMNESIYEELPDGERTSQHSASTDLSNSMDSNERHVTFSGVREIRQLSEYQAEQARLARIGYQANEIQDMLPIKQVAKVALIFCLLWFLATCSYQEALSQTTPAAVNLLSCASGLFTLILASFFQSSSADKFTLSKLLAVLASVAGIVLVTLSDSKSKPSGISFGALWALGGAFLYSSYLTMVKHMVPDERQMSLPMFFGFVGAFNCLLLWPVILFLHHLQWEVFELPPRLSVWGYVLLNGLLGTVLSDLLWLWGCYLTSSLTATLCLGLVSPLTMIVDVFMRGTQFSWMFYVGAIPMFGSFFAVSILSHYGDWDPVLMMLKKLVGSEQQLIERQNTKQNKVKV; encoded by the exons ATGGAGGCTTCAACGTCGACAAATTGCTGTGATAGGCTTTGTAGCTGGTTTTATTCTTTATGGCAAGGAGCAGTGCGTTTTGTAGAGTCAAACGAAGAAGTGATTCGCAAAAGACGTCGGTTGGCACTTGGGGTTATTGTTTTACTAATTGTGGACGTTCTTTGGGTGGGATCTGCGGAGCTTAGTGAT TATATCTATAACAATGAGAAATATGACAAGCCTTTCTTTACATCATACATCAAGACTTCAGTATTCATGATCTATTTGGTTGGATTTCTCTTTTATGAACAATGGAGACTTCAGTGTACTTGTGGTCAAGGTGGAGACGTTTCTTCGGAT CAGGCATGGGTTTCAGAACCAATTCAGACTGAAGAAACGTCACCCCTAATGCAATCACCTTCTTCCACAGAGAAGACTTCACTGATTTCTTCACAATTCATG AATGAATCTATTTATGAAGAATTACCAGATGGGGAAAGAACGAGTCAACATTCAGCTTCAACGGACTTAAGCAATTCCATGGATTCAA ACGAGAGGCATGTAACATTCAGCGGAGTGAGAGAAATTCGACAGTTATCAGAATACCAAGCTGAGCAAGCCAGGCTGGCAAGGATAGGATATCAGGCCAACGAAATACAAGATATGCTCCCAATTAAACAAGTCGCCAAAGTAGCATTGATATTCTGTCTTTTG TGGTTTCTGGCAACTTGTAGCTATCAGGAAGCACTTTCGCAAACAACACCAGCAGCGGTTAATCTCTTATCCTGTGCATCAG GGCTGTTTACCCTCATTTTAGCCTCCTTTTTCCAAAGTTCTTCAGCTGACAAATTTACACTTTCAAAGCTTCTTGCTGTTCTTGCGAG TGTTGCTGGAATAGTGTTGGTGACACTTTCTGACTCTAAGAGCAAACCCAGTGGAATAAGTTTTGGTGCATTGTGGGCGCTTGGAGGTGCCTTTCT GTATTCAAGTTATTTAACCATGGTGAAACACATGGTTCCGGACGAAAGACAGATGAGCCTTCCAATGTTTTTCG GTTTTGTGGGAGCGTTTAATTGCCTTCTCCTTTGGCcagtaattttatttcttcatcACCTTCAATGGGAAGTCTTCGAGCTTCCTCCACGTCTGTCGGTGTGGGGCTACGTTCTCCTGAATGGTCTTTTAGGGACAGTACTCTCAGATTTATTATGGTTGTG GGGTTGTTACTTGACATCTTCGCTAACTGCTACACTTTGTCTCGGTCTTGTTTCCCCGCTGACCATGATAGTTGACGTGTTCATGAGGGGC ACCCAGTTCTCGTGGATGTTTTATGTCGGCGCAATTCCAATGTTTGGGTCTTTTTTCGCCGTGAGCATTTTGTCGCACTATGGAGACTGGGATCCGGTGTTGATGATGTTAAAGAAACTCGTCGGCAGCGAGCAGCAGTTGATTGAAAGGCAA
- the LOC141886079 gene encoding solute carrier family 35 member F5-like isoform X3, producing MEASTSTNCCDRLCSWFYSLWQGAVRFVESNEEVIRKRRRLALGVIVLLIVDVLWVGSAELSDYIYNNEKYDKPFFTSYIKTSVFMIYLVGFLFYEQWRLQCTCGQGGDVSSDQAWVSEPIQTEETSPLMQSPSSTEKTSLISSQFMNESIYEELPDGERTSQHSASTDLSNSMDSNERHVTFSGVREIRQLSEYQAEQARLARIGYQANEIQDMLPIKQVAKVALIFCLLWFLATCSYQEALSQTTPAAVNLLSCASGLFTLILASFFQSSSADKFTLSKLLAVLASVAGIVLVTLSDSKSKPSGISFGALWALGGAFLYSSYLTMVKHMVPDERQMSLPMFFGFVGAFNCLLLWPVILFLHHLQWEVFELPPRLSVWGYVLLNGLLGTVLSDLLWLWGCYLTSSLTATLCLGLVSPLTMIVDVFMRGTQFSWMFYVGAIPMFGSFFAVSILSHYGDWDPVLMMLKKLVGSEQQLIERTQSRTR from the exons ATGGAGGCTTCAACGTCGACAAATTGCTGTGATAGGCTTTGTAGCTGGTTTTATTCTTTATGGCAAGGAGCAGTGCGTTTTGTAGAGTCAAACGAAGAAGTGATTCGCAAAAGACGTCGGTTGGCACTTGGGGTTATTGTTTTACTAATTGTGGACGTTCTTTGGGTGGGATCTGCGGAGCTTAGTGAT TATATCTATAACAATGAGAAATATGACAAGCCTTTCTTTACATCATACATCAAGACTTCAGTATTCATGATCTATTTGGTTGGATTTCTCTTTTATGAACAATGGAGACTTCAGTGTACTTGTGGTCAAGGTGGAGACGTTTCTTCGGAT CAGGCATGGGTTTCAGAACCAATTCAGACTGAAGAAACGTCACCCCTAATGCAATCACCTTCTTCCACAGAGAAGACTTCACTGATTTCTTCACAATTCATG AATGAATCTATTTATGAAGAATTACCAGATGGGGAAAGAACGAGTCAACATTCAGCTTCAACGGACTTAAGCAATTCCATGGATTCAA ACGAGAGGCATGTAACATTCAGCGGAGTGAGAGAAATTCGACAGTTATCAGAATACCAAGCTGAGCAAGCCAGGCTGGCAAGGATAGGATATCAGGCCAACGAAATACAAGATATGCTCCCAATTAAACAAGTCGCCAAAGTAGCATTGATATTCTGTCTTTTG TGGTTTCTGGCAACTTGTAGCTATCAGGAAGCACTTTCGCAAACAACACCAGCAGCGGTTAATCTCTTATCCTGTGCATCAG GGCTGTTTACCCTCATTTTAGCCTCCTTTTTCCAAAGTTCTTCAGCTGACAAATTTACACTTTCAAAGCTTCTTGCTGTTCTTGCGAG TGTTGCTGGAATAGTGTTGGTGACACTTTCTGACTCTAAGAGCAAACCCAGTGGAATAAGTTTTGGTGCATTGTGGGCGCTTGGAGGTGCCTTTCT GTATTCAAGTTATTTAACCATGGTGAAACACATGGTTCCGGACGAAAGACAGATGAGCCTTCCAATGTTTTTCG GTTTTGTGGGAGCGTTTAATTGCCTTCTCCTTTGGCcagtaattttatttcttcatcACCTTCAATGGGAAGTCTTCGAGCTTCCTCCACGTCTGTCGGTGTGGGGCTACGTTCTCCTGAATGGTCTTTTAGGGACAGTACTCTCAGATTTATTATGGTTGTG GGGTTGTTACTTGACATCTTCGCTAACTGCTACACTTTGTCTCGGTCTTGTTTCCCCGCTGACCATGATAGTTGACGTGTTCATGAGGGGC ACCCAGTTCTCGTGGATGTTTTATGTCGGCGCAATTCCAATGTTTGGGTCTTTTTTCGCCGTGAGCATTTTGTCGCACTATGGAGACTGGGATCCGGTGTTGATGATGTTAAAGAAACTCGTCGGCAGCGAGCAGCAGTTGATTGAAAG